Part of the Coffea arabica cultivar ET-39 unplaced genomic scaffold, Coffea Arabica ET-39 HiFi ptg000066l, whole genome shotgun sequence genome is shown below.
CTTGAGGCTCTTGGGGTTGATGTAACCGCAGCCCTCCATCTCGTACATCTTGAAAGCCCCCATCAAATCCGTGCCTTTCTCTTCGTCCCCCGCTCCTTCCACTATTCTCACAAAGTCCTCCAAGCACAACAACCCGTCTCCGTCCGAGTCCATCAGCCTCACTGCCGCCTCCGATTCCTCCACCGACATCTTTCCCCCCATCGATGCGACGCACTGTTGCAACTCCGAGGCCGATATTTTCCCATCTCCGTTTTCATCCAAGTGATTGAATACGCGCTCGTATTGCCTTTGCTTGTCCATGTGGCTAGTGTTCTAATTTCTATCTAATCGGATCGAGTATGTAccaa
Proteins encoded:
- the LOC113722910 gene encoding uncharacterized protein — translated: MDKQRQYERVFNHLDENGDGKISASELQQCVASMGGKMSVEESEAAVRLMDSDGDGLLCLEDFVRIVEGAGDEEKGTDLMGAFKMYEMEGCGYINPKSLKRMLRRLGESKSTNECRKMIARFDLNGDGVLSFDEFKNMMSC